The region ATATCTATACCCGACACAGCCAACGACAGCACCAGCCCGTACAGGTTGTTGGCTCGTGTGTTACCCACCACCAGCTCCACCACTGCCATGTGTGCACAGTAGGCATGGTCTATGGTCTGGGCCTGGAAGTGCTCAAACCGTGCGACCAGCAGAGGGAAAGGCACAACAATAGCCACAGCTTTTAGCGCCAGTGCCAGAGCTGCATACCCCACACGGGCTTTGGTGACCAGGATGGGGTAGTGCAACGGACGCCCGACTGCCACAGCGCGGTCACAGGCCATGGCCAACAGTACACCGGATTCCACCGCTGTCAGTGCGTGAACAAAGAACATCTGCGCCAGGCAGGCAGCGTAGGGCACAGGCCGGGGCCCGAGCCACAGCACAGCCAGCAGCCCTGGAGCTATTGATGTGGCTAAGCTCAGATCTGTGGCTGCCAGGGTGGCCAGGAGCAGAAACATGGGCTGCTGCAGTGTGGAGGCTGTCTGCACCACTGCCAGGAGTGCTCCATTCCCCAGCAGGGAGAGCAGGTACGCGGGCCCAAAGACCAGTGTCAGCCAGGCCTGCGCGCCCCCGAGCCCTGGGATGCCGGTCATTATGAAGAAGGCTGGGCGTGAGAAGGTAGCGTTGGGCTGTGGAGCTTCTGTCATCC is a window of Cervus canadensis isolate Bull #8, Minnesota chromosome 11, ASM1932006v1, whole genome shotgun sequence DNA encoding:
- the LOC122450593 gene encoding olfactory receptor 52W1; this translates as MTEAPQPNATFSRPAFFIMTGIPGLGGAQAWLTLVFGPAYLLSLLGNGALLAVVQTASTLQQPMFLLLATLAATDLSLATSIAPGLLAVLWLGPRPVPYAACLAQMFFVHALTAVESGVLLAMACDRAVAVGRPLHYPILVTKARVGYAALALALKAVAIVVPFPLLVARFEHFQAQTIDHAYCAHMAVVELVVGNTRANNLYGLVLSLAVSGIDILGITGSYGLIAHAVLRLPTWEARTKAFGTCSSHICVILAFYVPGLFSYLTHRFGRHTVPKPVHVLLSNTYLLLPPALNPLIYGARTKQIRDRLLEIFTFKKSQF